The following proteins are encoded in a genomic region of Leptospira ryugenii:
- a CDS encoding esterase/lipase family protein gives MRKVVLKADFKASNQAVVFVPGIKGSILEDSNGNVQWLDATQALGFSTPDLRLLGNSISLRPQGALYRISAIPYLIEVNVYAPWIEKMSKEDALDFYVFSYDWRKKNLSTRDQLILFLEELGKQYKSKPILIGHSMGGMISMSAINLKPTLVDKVVYVGVPFRGGIGYMKDLHVGVSTGLNQKIQSPCMIARYETVYGFFPRLNTWDSKDVVVDSKGQTLHLDLYNAKTWKENRLGFYANECKTEDIPLEEEFQNILDASRKFRESLTPTKKLLEVSMPTLVVHGNNLPVRKAMTKIETNVGTTSNKSTPQWDLEKAPKELGDGSVSYANSIPPEPIIFESFVSTYEHSVLLNDPKVQEVIISFITKKKVK, from the coding sequence TTGCGAAAGGTAGTTTTAAAAGCTGACTTCAAGGCCTCAAACCAAGCAGTCGTTTTTGTTCCTGGAATCAAAGGAAGCATCTTAGAAGATTCTAACGGAAACGTTCAATGGTTGGATGCTACCCAAGCACTTGGGTTCTCTACTCCTGACTTACGCTTGCTTGGGAATTCCATATCTTTGAGACCCCAGGGAGCTTTATATCGAATCTCGGCCATTCCATATTTAATCGAGGTGAACGTATATGCCCCTTGGATAGAGAAAATGTCGAAAGAAGATGCTTTGGATTTTTATGTTTTCTCTTATGATTGGAGAAAGAAAAATCTTAGCACCAGAGATCAGCTAATCCTATTTTTAGAAGAGCTAGGCAAACAATATAAAAGTAAACCTATCCTCATTGGCCATTCAATGGGTGGGATGATCTCCATGTCCGCAATCAATCTCAAGCCTACTTTGGTAGATAAAGTAGTGTATGTAGGAGTTCCATTTCGGGGAGGGATTGGTTATATGAAAGATCTTCATGTAGGAGTTTCTACAGGTCTGAATCAAAAAATACAAAGCCCTTGCATGATAGCACGTTATGAAACTGTATATGGTTTTTTTCCAAGGCTAAATACTTGGGATTCTAAGGATGTGGTAGTCGATTCCAAGGGACAAACTTTACATTTGGATTTATACAATGCAAAGACTTGGAAAGAGAATCGACTTGGATTTTATGCAAACGAATGTAAAACAGAAGACATTCCTTTAGAAGAGGAATTTCAAAACATTTTAGATGCATCCAGAAAATTTAGAGAAAGCCTTACTCCAACCAAAAAATTACTGGAAGTATCAATGCCAACTCTAGTGGTTCATGGAAACAATTTACCGGTCCGCAAAGCAATGACAAAAATAGAAACCAATGTCGGGACAACTTCAAATAAAAGTACTCCACAGTGGGACCTCGAAAAAGCTCCGAAAGAGCTGGGGGATGGATCAGTGTCTTATGCCAATTCAATTCCTCCTGAACCTATCATTTTTGAATCTTTCGTGAGCACATATGAACATAGTGTACTCTTAAACGATCCTAAAGTTCAAGAGGTCATAATTTCGTTTATTACTAAGAAGAAGGTTAAGTAA
- a CDS encoding helix-turn-helix domain-containing protein, which translates to MLSKENLRISDLCYHCRYEDQSHFQKVFKKTVGMSPGEYRDRFIKRK; encoded by the coding sequence ATGTTATCAAAAGAAAATTTGAGAATTTCGGATTTGTGTTATCATTGTCGCTACGAGGATCAATCTCATTTTCAAAAAGTTTTCAAAAAAACAGTAGGAATGAGTCCCGGTGAATATAGAGATAGATTTATAAAAAGGAAATAG
- a CDS encoding DoxX family protein — translation MKNLKFYYWITTGLVLFFLLPGSVMNILQTEDWLEVFKQLGYPSYLLPFLGIAKILGCIVILMPNLKRLKEWAYAGLVYDIVGAIYSALMAGHFDPRVLFMILPLSAIFASYFLWQKN, via the coding sequence ATGAAAAACTTAAAATTCTATTATTGGATCACAACTGGTCTGGTCTTATTTTTTTTATTACCAGGATCTGTTATGAATATATTGCAAACGGAGGATTGGCTTGAAGTATTTAAACAACTTGGATACCCTTCATATTTATTGCCATTTTTAGGCATTGCTAAAATTTTAGGTTGCATAGTGATCTTAATGCCAAACCTAAAGCGATTAAAGGAATGGGCCTATGCTGGCCTCGTTTACGACATAGTAGGAGCGATTTACTCAGCATTGATGGCTGGCCACTTTGATCCAAGAGTATTGTTTATGATTCTCCCACTATCGGCCATTTTTGCCTCCTATTTTCTTTGGCAAAAAAATTAA